One segment of Coffea arabica cultivar ET-39 chromosome 7c, Coffea Arabica ET-39 HiFi, whole genome shotgun sequence DNA contains the following:
- the LOC113698504 gene encoding putative pentatricopeptide repeat-containing protein At3g25970, translating to MVMKSSFLGSWKHRRWKSMSGFYRTVPDGRRQGPHCSRYKGIKSMNMTITWHVKNGQLEQARRVFDEMPERTVVSWNAMISGYSKWGKFNEALSLLSLMYCSNSKLNETTCSSALSICGRERSLGEEGQQIHGLVLKSGLESFQFVGSSLLYFYASCCDIRKARQVFDELHETNELLWSLMLVGCVQNNLLDDALCVFNKMPRRGVVEWTTLISGYVKIDGGCKKALELFQRMRTEAVPNEFTLDSIIRACGRLGALPEGKVVHGLLIKLGFELELSISGALVDFYSNSEAIGDAKKIYDTLENPCMNISNTLIGGLLRMGKVEEAELVFSGLVERNSVSYSLMIKGYALFGRVEDSKKLFLETPARSLICLNTMIHVLCKAGEIHKALELFEETKEKGSPVTWNSMISGYIENDQHENAINLYIDMRRLSISPTRSTFSALLRACSCLGALQKGQQIHSQLTKTPFELNIYVGTALVDMYSKCGSISDAQASFICISNPNVAAWTALICGYAHHGLGSEATLLFEQMLDQGINPNAATLVAVLSACTAAGLVNKGMEIFRSMEQAYGLAPSLEHLTCAVALLCQSGLLLEAEELMKEMPFEADEILLITMLNACWSWIDIDVGERVAHKMFTLDPKPTCVLMSNMYAALGKWGEKIKARKILKELEVKKDPGCSWIDINSRTNIFSVEDRTHPCCNMIYATLKHLKANIESCAEFQFYSPEQMKAALFSFTP from the coding sequence ATGGTTATGAAATCCTCATTTTTGGGCAGCTGGAAGCACCGACGCTGGAAAAGTATGTCAGGATTTTATCGCACCGTACCCGATGGCCGTCGTCAGGGACCCCATTGCTCTAGATACAAaggcattaaatccatgaacaTGACTATTACATGGCACGTCAAGAATGGGCAACTCGAACAAGCCCGAAGAGTGTTCGACGAAATGCCTGAACGAACAGTAGTCTCATGGAACGCCATGATCTCTGGCTACTCGAAATGGGGCAAGTTCAATGAAGCACTGTCTTTGCTTTCTCTGATGTACTGCTCCAATTCAAAGCTCAACGAGACCACTTGTTCGTCAGCACTAAGCATTTGTGGCCGCGAGCGGTCATTGGGTGAAGAGGGACAGCAAATTCATGGTTTGGTTTTAAAATCTGGTCTTGAGAGTTTTCAGTTTGTGGGGAGTTCTTTGCTCTACTTTTATGCTAGTTGTTGCGATATTAGGAAAGCTAGacaagtgtttgatgaattaCATGAGACGAATGAGTTGTTATGGAGCTTGATGCTTGTGGGCTGTGTTCAGAATAATCTACTGGATGATGCGTTGTGTGTTTTCAACAAGATGCCTCGCCGGGGTGTTGTTGAATGGACTACATTGATTTCAGGTTATGTGAAGATTGATGGTGGATGTAAAAAGGCTCTGGAGTTGTTTCAGAGGATGAGAACCGAAGCAGTCCCTAATGAGTTCACTCTGGATTCCATCATAAGGGCTTGTGGAAGATTGGGTGCTTTGCCTGAAGGAAAAGTAGTACACGGGCTTCTGATAAAATTGGGGTTTGAGCTTGAACTTTCAATTAGTGGTGCTCTTGTTGACTTTTACAGTAACAGTGAAGCTATTGGCGATGCCAAGAAGATTTATGATACATTGGAGAATCCATGTATGAACATTTCGAACACTTTAATTGGTGGGCTTCTAAGAATGGGTAAGGTTGAGGAAGCTGAATTGGTTTTTAGTGGATTAGTTGAGAGGAATTCAGTTTCATATAGTCTGATGATCAAGGGATATGCATTGTTTGGTCGAGTAGAGGATTCAAAGAAGTTATTTCTGGAAACGCCAGCAAGAAGTTTAATTTGCTTGAATACAATGATTCATGTGCTGTGCAAGGCTGGTGAAATTCATAAAGCTCTGGAGCTTTTTGAAGAAACTAAAGAAAAAGGAAGCCCTGTTACTTGGAATTCCATGATTTCAGGGTATATTGAAAATGATCAACATGAGAATgcaataaatttatatatagaCATGCGTAGGTTGTCAATATCCCCAACCAGATCAACTTTTTCTGCTTTGCTTCGTGCATGTTCATGTCTTGGGGCTCTTCAGAAAGGGCAGCAGATCCATAGTCAATTGACTAAAACTCCATTCGAGTTGAATATTTATGTTGGTACAGCTCTTGTTGACATGTATTCCAAGTGTGGGAGCATTTCTGATGCTCAAGCATCTTTTATTTGCATTTCAAATCCTAATGTAGCAGCTTGGACAGCTTTAATTTGTGGCTACGCACATCATGGTCTTGGATCTGAGGCAACCTTGCTTTTTGAGCAAATGTTGGATCAGGGAATAAACCCAAATGCTGCAACCCTTGTTGCTGTCTTATCTGCATGTACTGCTGCTGGTTTGGTCAATAAGGGGATGGAGATTTTCCGATCAATGGAACAAGCTTATGGTCTAGCCCCATCGTTGGAGCATCTTACTTGTGCGGTGGCTCTTTTATGTCAATCTGGTCTGCTTCTGGAAGCTGAGGAGCTTATGAAGGAGATGCCATTTGAGGCTGATGAAATTCTCTTGATTACAATGTTAAACGcatgttggtcttggattgACATTGATGTGGGTGAGAGAGTGGCCCACAAGATGTTTACTTTGGACCCTAAGCCTACATGTGTTTTGATGTCTAACATGTATGCCGCATTGGGGAAGTGGGGGGAGAAGATAAAAGCCCGAAAGATACTGAAAGAGCTAGAAGTGAAGAAGGATCCTGGATGTAGCTGGATTGATATAAATAGCAGAACTAATATATTCAGTGTAGAAGATAGAACCCATCCTTGCTGTAATATGATTTATGCAACTCTGAAGCATCTTAAGGCAAATATAGAATCATGTGcagaatttcaattttattctcCAGAACAAATGAAAGCGGCTTTATTCAGTTTTACACCTTGA
- the LOC113698733 gene encoding tyrosine-sulfated glycopeptide receptor 1-like yields the protein MFLNSLHNSSSSLLCGCCFSFMQLLAVFILVFPCYGTRTTQASCNQLDRDSLLSIYNGVSTSSPLNWSVSIDCCSWEGVSCAYNGRVSRLWLTSRGLEGKISISITNLSHLRQLSLAHNQLSGHLPERLFLSLNRLEMIDLSYNSLSGQLLASGDHLPTSIKTVDLSSNNFEGIVHSLFLQAARNLISFNVSDNSFYGQLPSVICNFSASIILLDFSLNHFNGSIPFGFGTCSNLRVLRAGFNSIMGSLPGNFFDLSTLQEISFPGNKISGPLSNGIVNLTSLKVLELYANELTGPIPHEVGKLSNLEYLLLHMNYLNGTLPLSLMNCTRLTKLNLGVNSLSGELSGFDFSNFLRLRTIDLGTNLFNGSFPLSIASCPSLTAIRLSTNRLTGEIQPEIQSLQSLSFFSIANNSLTNITGAIRILSGCKNLGVLLLSTNFHHESLSNEGNLVGSDGFPNLMVLALGRCQLNGTIPIWLAKLGKLEVLDLSENAFTSSIPNWLGVLPNLFYLDLSNNLLSGQLSAQVLGLPRLVRKQMADEVHYSYIELSLFVKPYNLSSLQYNKLSSLPPAIYLNGNHLSGNIPVEIGQLKFIHNLDLSDNQLSGIIPDSISYLTNLERLNLSENQFSGEIPSALKNLHFLSSFSVANNNLQGPIPTGGQFDTFSDASFLGNPGLCGQPLGRPCTDLRKTAAALSPADKEILETKFIFWLTFGIGFGISFSVSFVTVGLSSRMFPPGSCCRRIFYQL from the coding sequence ATGTTCTTGAATTCACTTCATAACTCTTCATCTTCCCTCCTCTGTGGCTGCTGCTTTTCGTTTATGCAGCTGCTGGCTGTCTTCATCTTGGTTTTTCCATGCTATGGTACTAGAACTACCCAAGCTTCATGCAATCAACTTGATCGGGACTCATTGTTATCCATCTACAATGGAGTCTCTACTTCATCTCCTTTAAATTGGAGTGTTTCAATTGACTGCTGTTCTTGGGAAGGTGTTAGTTGTGCTTATAATGGTCGGGTGTCCCGCCTATGGCTGACTTCACGAGGCCTTGAAGGAAAAATCTCTATTTCAATCACAAACCTCAGCCATCTTAGACAACTCAGTTTGGCGCACAATCAGCTCAGTGGCCATCTGCCAGAAAGGCTTTTTTTGTCACTAAATAGACTGGAAATGATCGATTTAAGCTACAATAGTCTCTCTGGACAATTACTGGCATCTGGTGATCATTTGccaacatccatcaaaacagtggATCTTTCCAGTAACAACTTTGAAGGGATTGTTCATTCTCTGTTCCTACAGGCAGCGAGGAACTTGATTAGTTTCAATGTCAGTGATAACAGCTTTTATGGCCAACTACCTTCCGTTATCTGCAACTTCTCCGCTTCAATCATacttcttgatttttctttaaATCATTTCAACGGTTCGATTCCCTTTGGCTTTGGAACCTGCTCCAACTTGAGGGTATTGCGTGCAGGTTTCAATTCAATTATGGGATCTCTTCCTGGTAATTTTTTTGATCTATCAACTTTGCAAGAAATATCCTTTCCAGGCAATAAAATTTCAGGCCCATTGAGTAATGGCATTGTGAATCTTACCAGCCTAAAAGTTCTTGAACTTTATGCCAATGAATTGACTGGCCCAATCCCTCATGAGGTAGGGAAACTTTCCAACTTGGAGTATCTGCTTCTTCACATGAACTACCTGAATGGCACTCTTCCCTTGTCGCTGATGAATTGCACACGACTCACAAAGCTGAATTTAGGGGTCAACTCTCTTTCCGGTGAACTTTCTGGCTTTGATTTCTCAAATTTTCTTCGGCTTAGAACAATTGATCTTGGGACTAATTTGTTCAATGGTAGCTTCCCCTTGAGTATTGCTTCATGTCCATCATTGACTGCAATACGCTTGTCAACTAACCGGCTCACAGGGGAGATCCAACCTGAGATACAATCGTTACAATCATTGTCTTTTTTCTCAATTGCCAATAACAGTCTAACCAACATCACAGGTGCAATCAGAATTCTTAGTGGCTGCAAAAATCTCGGCGTATTGCTACTCTCAACGAACTTCCATCATGAAAGCTTGTCAAATGAAGGAAACTTAGTTGGTTCTGATGGATTCCCAAATCTTATGGTTCTGGCATTAGGACGGTGCCAATTAAATGGGACAATCCCTATTTGGCTGGCTAAACTTGGGAAATTGGAAGTTCTTGATCTCTCAGAAAATGCATTCACTAGTTCAATTCCTAATTGGTTAGGAGTTTTGCCAAATCTGTTTTATTTGGATTTATCTAACAACTTACTTTCAGGTCAATTATCAGCTCAAGTCCTAGGATTGCCACGACTAGTACGTAAGCAGATGGCAGATGAAGTACACTATTCCTACATTGAGTTGTCGCTTTTTGTAAAACCCTATAACCTCTCGTCCCTGCAATACAATAAGCTATCTAGCTTGCCACCAGCTATATATCTTAATGGAAACCACCTCTCTGGGAATATTCCTGTGGAAATTGGCCAATTAAAGTTCATTCATAACCTAGACCTCAGTGATAACCAACTCTCAGGAATCATTCCCGACTCAATATCATATCTGACTAACTTAGAGAGGCTGAACCTTTCTGAAAACCAATTTTCTGGTGAAATACCTTCTGCACTCAAGAATCTTCACTTTTTATCGTCCTTCAGTGTGGCAAACAACAATCTACAGGGCCCAATACCCACTGGAGGTCAGTTTGATACTTTCTCAGACGCAAGTTTTCTCGGCAATCCAGGCTTATGTGGTCAACCTCTTGGGCGCCCTTGCACTGATCTACGAAAGACCGCAGCTGCACTCTCTCCAGCAGATAAGGAGATTCTAGAAACTAAATTCATATTTTGGCTCACATTTGGGATAGGTTTTGGCATCAGTTTCAGTGTCAGTTTTGTAACAGTTGGTTTAAGTTCAAGAATGTTTCCCCCAGGATCCTGTTGTAGGAGAATATTCTATCAACTCTAG
- the LOC140010771 gene encoding uncharacterized protein, whose protein sequence is MWKRIGDGSQVSIWKDRWIMGSRTGTVTTSCSPNCQIQTLNQLIKDGRWNAEIINQILNSEDSVKIISMPLSCFRRKDRFFWNFSKSGQYTVKTGYANVMQEKSNGMRRERIGEETSWEIRKHSIWKRLWKLNLKHKPKLFIWRSLQNSLATKETIYSRTGEGDRICNGCGEEVETMKHMFFQCLIAQTVWKVAPVRWEGLNDLQNNLWRWWEAVSRTEKMEKGKERISLTANILWQIWKSRNKAQFENEKGEARNIIGKAQQEWIEYEEVTGRASKEMEGEVGSDQHRKVSEPPKEGIIRIHTDAAISAKLIRTGKGIIARHWTGEIMRARGVMEMKMGEALMEESLTIRMALQMARQAGWGKIEVISDCKTAVDMIANNNVQECHIVTILKDIEDLIKGFDFCTVSFVPRSANVGSHRLAQFATKLVNDIDWENNFPTWLIEAANKDWRVEATFCNETLVVSS, encoded by the coding sequence ATGTGGAAAAGGATAGGAGATGGAAGCCAGGTGAGCATATGGAAGGATAGGTGGATAATGGGATCAAGAACAGGTACAGTAACAACAAGCTGCTCTCCAAACTGTCAGATTCAGACCCTGAACCAGTTAATAAAAGATGGAAGATGGAATGCAGAAATTATAAATCAAATCCTCAATTCAGAGGATAGTGTGAAGATAATCAGTATGCCACTCAGCTGCTTCAGAAGAAAAGACAGGTTTTTTTGGAACTTCTCCAAATCGGGGCAGTACACAGTGAAGACAGGATACGCAAATGTTATGCAGGAAAAGAGCAatggaatgagaagagaaagGATAGGAGAGGAAACAAGCTGGGAAATCAGAAAGCATAGCATTTGGAAACGTCTCTGGAAACTGAACTTGAAACACAAGCCGAAACTCTTCATCTGGAGGAGTTTGCAAAACAGCTTAGCTACCAAGGAGACAATCTACAGCAGAACAGGTGAAGGCGACAGGATATGTAATGGGTGCGGGGAGGAAGTAGAAACTATGAAACACATGTTTTTTCAATGTCTGATAGCTCAAACAGTTTGGAAAGTAGCACCAGTGAGATGGGAAGGACTGAATGATCTTCAAAATAATCTGTGGAGATGGTGGGAAGCAGTTTCACGAACtgagaaaatggaaaaaggaaaggaaagaatcAGTCTAACAGCAAACATACTGTGGCAGATATGGAAATCACGGAACAAGGCCCAATTTGAAAATGAGAAAGGAGAAGCAAGGAATATAATTGGGAAGGCACAACAGGAATGGATTGAATATGAGGAGGTGACAGGAAGAGCAAGCAAGGAAATGGAGGGTGAAGTAGGGTCTGATCAGCATAGAAAGGTTAGTGAACCTCCAAAAGAAGGTATCATCAGAATTCACACGGATGCGGCTATAAGTGCAAAGCTGATCAGAACTGGAAAGGGGATAATAGCAAGACACTGGACAGGAGAAATTATGAGAGCAAGAGGTGTAATGGAGATGAAAATGGGAGAGGCACTAATGGAAGAATCCTTAACCATTAGAATGGCACTCCAAATGGCAAGACAAGCAGGCTGGGGAAAGATAGAAGTGATATCAGATTGTAAAACAGCAGTCGACATGATCGCAAACAACAATGTGCAGGAGTGTCATATAGTAACCATCCTGAAAGACATTGAGGACCTAATTAAAGGGTTTGATTTTTGTACAGTCTCTTTTGTACCTAGATCAGCTAATGTAGGAAGTCATAGGCTAGCACAATTTGCAACAAAGCTAGTTAATGACATTGACTGGGAAAACAATTTCCCAACTTGGCTAATAGAAGCAGCCAACAAAGATTGGCGGGTTGAGGCCACCTTTTGTAATGAAACCCTTGTAGTATCAAGTTAA